From Stenotrophomonas maltophilia, a single genomic window includes:
- a CDS encoding GNAT family N-acetyltransferase yields the protein MQLQPVQPSHYARIARWLDSAAATQRWAGPGVAFPVPAGAFAQVLGLGTRPGRVLLDEQGDCVGFGQYWLSEPGTAHLGRIIVSPQARGRGLGRVLMQLMIAEALQSPGVQRLTLRVYRDNAAAVALYRDLGFRPVDDASTPDLLFMQRAGG from the coding sequence ATGCAACTGCAGCCGGTCCAGCCTTCGCACTACGCGCGCATCGCCCGTTGGCTGGATTCGGCCGCAGCCACGCAGCGCTGGGCCGGCCCGGGTGTCGCATTCCCTGTGCCGGCCGGAGCGTTCGCGCAGGTGCTTGGGCTGGGCACTCGCCCGGGGCGGGTGCTGCTGGACGAGCAGGGCGATTGCGTAGGCTTCGGCCAGTACTGGTTGAGCGAACCCGGCACCGCCCATCTGGGCCGGATCATCGTTTCGCCGCAGGCGCGGGGGCGCGGGCTGGGGCGCGTGCTGATGCAGCTGATGATCGCCGAGGCCCTGCAATCACCGGGCGTACAGCGCCTGACCCTGCGGGTCTATCGGGACAATGCCGCGGCGGTGGCGCTGTATCGCGACCTCGGATTCCGGCCCGTGGACGATGCCTCGACGCCCGACTTGCTGTTCATGCAGCGCGCTGGCGGATGA
- a CDS encoding dihydrodipicolinate synthase family protein, which translates to MFRGLSAFPLTPLSGDDIDTRAFTALVERLAASGVDSMGILGSTGSYAYLEKAERKRVLRQALAHAVGIPVIVGVGALRTRDVLELARDAEDAGAAGLLLAPVSYQPLKEHEVYTLFESVSMAVRTPICVYDNPGTTRFQFSDELHGRIAALPNIGSIKIPRLSDNPVEAAARVATLRAHIPAHVTLGISGDAAAVRGLAAGCDGWYSVIAGLFPEVALRITHAARSGDMPTAEAASARLAPLWALYDRFGGIRVMACAAALMGLCSDDCLPRPLLGLQGNDRAQVAEVLEGLGLR; encoded by the coding sequence ATGTTCAGAGGCCTCAGCGCGTTTCCGCTTACTCCGCTCAGTGGAGATGACATCGACACACGCGCTTTTACCGCATTGGTCGAGCGCCTGGCCGCATCCGGGGTGGATTCGATGGGCATTCTTGGCTCCACCGGCAGCTATGCCTATCTGGAGAAAGCCGAGCGCAAGCGCGTGCTGCGCCAGGCCCTCGCCCATGCCGTCGGCATACCGGTGATCGTCGGCGTCGGCGCCCTGCGCACCCGCGACGTGCTGGAACTGGCCAGGGATGCGGAAGATGCCGGCGCTGCCGGCCTGCTGCTGGCGCCGGTGTCCTACCAGCCGCTGAAGGAGCACGAGGTCTACACACTCTTCGAATCGGTGAGCATGGCAGTGCGCACCCCGATCTGCGTCTACGACAATCCCGGCACCACCCGCTTCCAGTTCTCCGATGAACTGCATGGGCGGATCGCCGCACTGCCCAATATCGGCTCGATCAAGATCCCCCGCCTCTCCGACAATCCGGTCGAAGCCGCGGCAAGGGTCGCAACGTTGCGCGCCCACATTCCTGCGCACGTCACGCTGGGGATCAGTGGTGACGCCGCCGCCGTGCGCGGACTGGCCGCAGGCTGTGATGGCTGGTACTCGGTGATCGCTGGCCTGTTCCCCGAAGTGGCGCTGCGCATCACCCACGCTGCGCGCAGCGGTGACATGCCCACCGCTGAGGCGGCATCCGCGCGGTTGGCACCGCTCTGGGCGCTGTACGATCGCTTCGGCGGCATCCGCGTGATGGCATGCGCTGCCGCGCTGATGGGCCTGTGTAGTGACGACTGCCTGCCGCGGCCGCTGCTTGGGCTGCAGGGCAATGACCGGGCGCAGGTGGCCGAAGTGCTGGAAGGCCTGGGGCTGCGCTAG
- a CDS encoding acyltransferase family protein, whose amino-acid sequence MRYNPALDGLRAIAVALVLAFHARLFGGFGGFFGVDVFFVLSGYLITRILAEQHVETGSLRIGTFYVRRLRRLYPALLLLLAVYLAAAPWVFPEHANHLRDAAVAGLYLSDYGFALWRVPWYLQHTWSLSVEEHFYLVWPMVLMVVFRLPRHWWAPAVFLLAMAATLWRWHVALNDDAWYQPYYRFDTRLSGILLGAAAGLWNPSLPKAAAPMGALLLGIAVTQAHVKEMAALTSWMAMAEIGAALLVLGAHHVRALCWTPLVWVGKLSYGIYLWHFPIMYWLRGQDIAGWSSMLIGSGAAALCAAASYYTVERFSRSGRAHTAGTARVDQVGTLGRDTGT is encoded by the coding sequence ATGCGATACAACCCTGCGCTGGACGGCCTGCGAGCAATCGCTGTAGCGCTTGTGCTGGCCTTCCACGCGCGATTGTTCGGTGGATTCGGCGGCTTCTTCGGCGTGGACGTCTTCTTCGTCCTGTCCGGCTACTTGATCACGCGCATCCTTGCCGAGCAGCACGTAGAGACAGGATCGCTGCGCATTGGCACCTTCTACGTGCGCCGCCTGCGCCGGCTCTACCCAGCCCTTCTACTACTACTGGCCGTATATCTGGCCGCGGCGCCATGGGTGTTCCCGGAACATGCCAACCACCTGCGTGACGCAGCTGTTGCCGGGCTCTATCTCTCCGACTATGGCTTCGCCCTCTGGCGGGTGCCGTGGTACCTGCAGCACACCTGGAGCCTGTCCGTTGAGGAACACTTCTACCTGGTGTGGCCGATGGTGCTGATGGTGGTGTTCCGGCTGCCAAGGCACTGGTGGGCACCCGCCGTTTTCCTCCTGGCAATGGCAGCCACACTCTGGCGTTGGCACGTGGCGCTGAACGACGACGCCTGGTATCAGCCCTACTACCGGTTCGACACCCGGCTGTCAGGGATCCTGCTCGGCGCCGCAGCTGGCCTGTGGAACCCGTCCCTACCCAAGGCAGCCGCTCCAATGGGTGCGCTGCTGCTTGGGATCGCCGTGACCCAGGCTCACGTGAAGGAAATGGCGGCCCTCACATCATGGATGGCCATGGCAGAGATCGGCGCGGCATTGCTTGTCCTGGGGGCCCACCACGTGCGTGCCCTTTGCTGGACCCCACTGGTATGGGTCGGAAAGCTGTCCTATGGCATCTACCTCTGGCATTTCCCAATCATGTATTGGCTGCGCGGGCAGGACATTGCGGGCTGGAGCAGCATGCTCATCGGATCCGGCGCGGCAGCCCTCTGCGCGGCGGCCTCCTACTACACGGTCGAACGTTTCAGCCGGTCAGGCCGCGCCCACACTGCAGGAACCGCGCGGGTTGATCAGGTTGGCACGCTCGGCCGCGATACAGGCACCTGA